One Helianthus annuus cultivar XRQ/B chromosome 7, HanXRQr2.0-SUNRISE, whole genome shotgun sequence genomic region harbors:
- the LOC110868999 gene encoding probable protein phosphatase 2C 25 has protein sequence MHSTVVVTNSPVFSSSPMFRQPMISPSRSLHSLSSPSTPVRNHTSGYKEGPIIGCDSNLSTSLLSKRKRPARIQIPLVPLSFVDEVVKPDDDVAEMEEEGEEYGVYCKRGKRRFIEDRYFADVDFQGDSKQAFFGVFDGHGGSKAAEFAAKNLHRNIMSKVANKSCEDETKEAVREGYLETDSEFLKEDVNGGACCVTALIRKGSLIVSNAGDCRAVMSRGGVAEAVTVDHKPSRKDEQDRIERMGGYVDCRNGVWRIQGSLAVSRGIGDNHLKKWVIAEPETRIIEIRPECEFLILASDGIWDKVNNQEAIDIVRPFCVGTKKPDLTSACKKLVSLSAARGSYDDKSVMVIRLPHFIS, from the exons ATGCACAGTACAGTTGTAGTAACAAATTCGCCGGTGTTCTCATCATCACCGATGTTTCGTCAACCGATGATATCACCATCGCGCTCTCTTCATTCACTATCATCTCCATCCACTCCTGTTCGAAATCATACGAGTGGATACAAGGAAGGACCGATTATCGGTTGTGATTCGAATTTGTCTACTTCTTTGCTTTCAAAGAGAAAGAGGCCGGCAAGGATTCAGATTCCGCTTGTACCGTTAAGTTTTGTGGATGAGGTTGTTAAGCCGGATGATGATGTGGCAGAGATGGAAGAGGAAGGTGAGGAGTATGGTGTGTATTGTAAAAGAGGGAAGAGAAGATTTATCGAGGATCGATACTTCGCCGATGTTGATTTCCAAGGAGATTCTAAACAG GCTTTCTTTGGAGTTTTTGACGGCCATGGTGGATCAAAGGCTGCGGAATTTGCAGCGAAAAATCTGCATAGAAACATAATGTCGAAAGTAGCAAACAAATCATGTGAAGATGAAACTAAAGAAGCTGTTAGAGAGGGATATCTCGAAacagattcggagtttttaaaagaAGATGTGAATGGTGGTGCTTGTTGTGTAACGGCATTGATTCGCAAAGGCAGCCTTATAGTCTCTAATGCGGGTGACTGTCGCGCTGTTATGAGCCGAGGTGGAGTGGCAGAAGCCGTTACTGTTGATCATAAACCTTCAAGGAAAGATGAACAAGATAGAATCGAAAGAATG GGTGGATATGTTGATTGTCGCAATGGTGTTTGGAGAATACAAGGTTCACTTGCGGTGTCAAGAGGGATAGGAGACAATCATCTCAAGAAATGGGTGATCGCGGAACCAGAAACAAGAATAATAGAAATCAGACCGGAATGCGAGTTCTTGATCCTTGCTTCTGATGGGATATGGGACAAG GTGAACAACCAAGAAGCGATCGACATTGTTCGTCCCTTTTGCGTGGGAACAAAGAAACCTGATCTAACTTCCGCTTGTAAGAAGCTCGTAAGCTTATCGGCGGCAAGGGGTTCTTATGATGACAAGAGTGTCATGGTCATCCGACTGCCTCATTTCATTTCATGA
- the LOC110869001 gene encoding 10 kDa late embryogenesis abundant protein has protein sequence MASQQGQQTRKIPEQEKKDLDQRAAKGETVVPGGTRGKSLEAQERLAEGRSKGGQTRKDQLGTEGYKEMGKKGGQTTGDKSAGEREEEEEED, from the exons ATGGCATCACAACAGGGACAACAAACACGCAAAATTCCGGAACAGGAGAAGAAGGATCTCGACCAACGAGCAGCTAAAGGCGAGACCGTTGTTCCGGGTGGTACTCGTGGCAAATCTCTTGAGGCTCAAGAACGTCTTGCTGAAG GGCGGAGCAAGGGAGGACAAACGAGGAAAGACCAGCTGGGAACTGAAGGGTACAAGGAGATGGGGAAAAAGGGCGGTCAGACCACCGGTGACAAGTCGGCTGGTGAGcgagaggaggaggaggaggaggactaG